From Gemmatimonadota bacterium, the proteins below share one genomic window:
- a CDS encoding flippase, protein MFSRIKSLAQHTAVYGMGDLLGRAVSILLVPIYARHLTSADNGILSLAFAFIGFSAALYSLGLNPALIRLLSGKTDLGKHRAAFSSAFWALFATGIILSSLVWTNAGSLAHHLLGSSDYNAIFELIAAVVLLDALSEPLFTLCRARQRSFHYAIVRVIQHTLQLGLTAYFIAILGRGPIAVFEANLISSLFALIVMFPVGLRMIRPTFDVRALRDLLRFGFPFVPSAFSFLIISLSDRFLIRFFLDLDDLGIYGITYKLGLPIFFVVKAFRSAWAPAVLDETEEEDTRQMCARVTTYFTLFGIFGCLILATFAREIIVLIAGDNAPTYLEGIRVVPVVGLAFFFHGLYIILTAGVYAEGRAGSLPFIVGTGACVNIAINIFLLPKIGFIAAAYSTLIAHVLMTVLLFLIVRRFYPIPYEYGRLGKICVAGAVVFIVLSPHIHDTSIEGVIARVIFVAGYPLILWGWRFFTS, encoded by the coding sequence ATGTTCTCTCGAATCAAATCTCTCGCGCAGCACACGGCAGTCTATGGCATGGGCGATCTGCTCGGTCGCGCAGTGTCCATTTTGCTCGTGCCCATCTATGCCAGACATCTCACGTCTGCTGACAATGGCATTTTGTCTCTGGCATTTGCATTTATCGGATTTAGTGCGGCTCTATATTCTCTCGGTCTCAATCCCGCGCTGATCCGCCTATTATCTGGCAAGACCGATCTCGGCAAACATCGCGCCGCATTTAGCTCCGCATTTTGGGCACTGTTCGCCACAGGGATTATTCTGTCGAGTCTGGTCTGGACCAATGCCGGGAGTCTCGCGCATCATCTTTTGGGCAGTTCGGATTACAATGCGATCTTTGAACTTATTGCCGCTGTTGTCCTCTTGGACGCGCTGTCAGAACCCCTTTTTACGCTTTGTCGCGCTCGTCAGAGATCCTTTCACTATGCGATTGTGCGGGTGATTCAACACACGCTACAACTCGGTCTTACCGCTTATTTTATCGCAATTCTCGGACGCGGGCCAATCGCGGTTTTTGAAGCCAATCTCATCAGTTCTCTCTTTGCACTTATTGTCATGTTTCCCGTTGGTTTGCGCATGATTCGTCCAACTTTTGATGTGCGTGCGTTGCGCGATCTTCTGCGTTTTGGCTTTCCGTTTGTGCCCTCGGCCTTTTCTTTCCTCATTATCAGTCTGTCTGACCGCTTTCTGATTCGATTTTTTCTGGATCTCGACGATCTGGGTATTTACGGTATTACCTATAAACTCGGTTTGCCCATCTTTTTTGTGGTTAAAGCGTTTCGCTCGGCCTGGGCACCTGCCGTGCTCGATGAAACCGAGGAAGAAGACACGCGGCAGATGTGTGCGCGTGTCACCACGTATTTCACGCTGTTCGGCATTTTTGGCTGTTTGATTTTAGCCACTTTTGCACGCGAAATTATCGTTCTGATTGCCGGTGACAATGCACCGACTTATCTCGAAGGCATACGGGTTGTGCCTGTAGTGGGGCTGGCATTTTTCTTTCACGGTCTTTATATCATTCTCACCGCAGGTGTATATGCCGAAGGTCGCGCGGGGTCTTTGCCATTTATTGTGGGAACGGGTGCGTGTGTAAATATCGCTATCAATATTTTTCTTTTGCCCAAAATTGGATTTATTGCCGCTGCTTATAGTACGCTTATCGCACATGTTTTGATGACGGTTTTGCTTTTTCTCATCGTGCGTCGGTTTTATCCGATTCCCTACGAGTACGGACGTTTGGGGAAGATATGTGTTGCGGGGGCGGTTGTTTTTATCGTTTTATCTCCTCATATTCACGATACGTCAATAGAGGGTGTTATTGCGCGTG